The window AGTCTGAAACCGAAGTTAGAATACCCGTTTTTTGTATACCCATATTTATAGGTATTTTAAGATCCTCACTTGTTGCCCTAACCCATCCGGTGATCTTCGGATATTTGGCATTAACCTCCATACACTTTGATGCAGCTTCTTTGTCCTTAGATGAATAAAGGAAAAACTCCGTTTCTCTTATGATACCACTATTATTGTCTAGCTTTACAAGAAGATTGAAAATATCCACTATTTGTTTAACGGTATATGGATCTCTTCCTTGTTGCCCATCCCTGAATGTTGTATCTGTTATCCAGATTTCATCGGGAATATGTTGGGGAGGTATGAGTCCGTCAAATTCTATTACTGTTGGTCGTGAATAGGGGAATATATATTTAAAATAATTTTTTTAATAATACTTAGTCTCGTATTTTCTCATTTTCTTTAGTCCTTGATATTTTATCCATTTCATCGCTTCGCCCTTAGGATAATTATATTTTATGATAAATTTTAAATTTTTCAACTACCGCTGACTTTTACCAATAATTTTGAATAAATCGCAAAATTTTGTTTAAAATTCCCAATATGATAGACAAGGTTGCTGAAGACATAAGAAAATGCACTCCCAAAGATCAGTTCTTGATAGTCTTGAACAAGCTGGGCTTCATTAAATTTAACTCAATGCTACCACCTAAGTATAGAGATAAGTATGATCCAAGTGAAACACCAACTATGTTCATTAATATTTCCGAAAAAACCATAAAAACAATTCTGGAGATAGAAAAGTTACTTCTGTATACAAAGGGAGTTGAGCTAAAACTCTATGGCCCTCTGAACCAAAGAAGACTAATAGAGTTTATAACAAATAAGATTCTAGATTTTATAGGTAAAGCAGACATAGTGCATATAACAAGCGTAATAATGGAATTGGTTGGTAATGCAGAAAAGTCAAATTTTCTAAGTGTTTTGAGAGATAACAGGATAGATATTCCTATTGATGAGTCAGAAATGATCCTGAATAACAGAGATGAGGTTATAACTCTGTGCCAAAGGTTTGACAAGTGGGTAAAGATATCTTGGAAATTTTCTAAAGAAGTTTTTAAAGTAGAGGTAAGCAACAATGTAGCTATTCTTCCAGAACAAGCAAAAAAACTCAGAGAAAAAGCCTCAGCCGACATAGAAACTATAGTTGATGGATTTGTTGATACAGATAGCGAAAGTAAATTAGGAGCAGGCTTAGGCTTGTATTTTGTAAAATTCTTCATAGATGATTTAAAACAAAAAGATATAGAAGCAATATTTAGGATATATTCAACCGATCAGATAACATACTCTACCATCACCATGCTCTTTGAAAAATTTTAATTTCGTCAAAGTTTTACGAGAATTTAGTCTATGAAAAAGTTGACTCTAACATTAGTGATTTTTTGTCTCGTAAACCTTCTTAATCTATCTCTTGCCGAGGATCTTGTAATACTTTCGCTAAATTATGAGATAACCGTAAACGGGAAATACCGTTTTCTGACTTCAGTAGGTTACGAATGGAGCGAATATCCAAGAATTTTAGAGACAAAAGTTCTAACAAAACCTCTAGGCACCATTCCTCATAAGTACCAAATAATATCAACTACTACCTCAAAATCTGAGCTTAAAGAAACTCCTAGACTACTTTCACATAATGTTAGGTTTATACAGGGCAACACAGAGATTCTTCAAAGTGTCAGATTAGATAAAAACAAAGGCACTGAAATAAAGACTTTGATTACCCACAATTTCCAAACTTTTGAAACAAACCTTTTAACCAACTATGTTGAGTGCTTAGATATACCTTCGCTTTTGATGTTCATATCAGACAAGAAGCTGTCAGGCTTACAAAAACTTAATATATTCTACGACTCCTCATTTACAAACATATCTCCAACCAACCTCACCGAGCTTGGTGATTTCGGAATCAGAAAGGACAATTTCGTAAGACTTAAGGAAATCTCAGGATTTATGATCGTGGACAAATTTACACTAAAAGGAGTAACAATCGGAGTCTTCACAAATGTAGAAGTTGATGGAAGACTAGTAGACATAAAAATAGCAGATAAGTCCAGAATTATTTCTTTACAAAATCAAAACTCTCAAAAATAAGGCTTTTGATAAATGTTATATTCTCACTTACGGAATATTCCTTAGCTAAAACTACATCCATCATAAGCTTCGCAAACCCATATATAAGTGAAAATGGTTTAAACAGGACGTAGTATCCCGGAAAATGCTTCCTAAGATATTTCAAGAAAGAAACCATTTTCATCGTTCTTTTTGCATTGGAAACCTTAAAACTCTTACTTTCTAGATGAATTATCCTTGTTCCCCTTATTATTCCAACTTTGTAGTTTTTCCTCCTCATTCTAATCTGTAAATCAGCTTCTTCAAAGAACATGAAAAACCTTTCATCAAATTTACCAACTTCATAGAAAACATCCCTTCTAACAAACATATCAGCTCCAATTATGTAATCAACTTCTACAACTTCTCTATCGCAAAAGAAACTTTTTTCAAACTCTTCATAGTCAGTTGCCTTATGGTTCAGCTTCTCTCTCATCTTTTTAGGTAAAAATGGCTTAAGTAAAAACTCCTTTACACCTATTCTAAAAGGCAAGAAGTCACCCCAAGACTGAACAACCCTACCCTCCTCATCAGTAAGCAGTACACCGACTGCTCCATAATTAGGATTTTTCTCCATAAAATCATACACAACCTTTATAGAGTTTTCCTTCAACAGTGTGTCAGTATTTAAAAACAGAATATACTTACCGCTTGATTGAGAAACTCCGAGATTACATCCTCCTGCAAATCCTAGGTTTGTATCTGACTGAATGGTAATAACCTGTGGGAAAAGTCTATTAACTTCCTCCACTATTCCATCTCCTGAATTGTTGTCTACAAGTATTATCTCGTAATCTATGTCTCTCGTGTTCTCAATGACAGATTTTATTGATGC is drawn from Brevinematia bacterium and contains these coding sequences:
- a CDS encoding glycosyltransferase family 2 protein; protein product: MKSVSIIYVNYKTKDITLASIKSVIENTRDIDYEIILVDNNSGDGIVEEVNRLFPQVITIQSDTNLGFAGGCNLGVSQSSGKYILFLNTDTLLKENSIKVVYDFMEKNPNYGAVGVLLTDEEGRVVQSWGDFLPFRIGVKEFLLKPFLPKKMREKLNHKATDYEEFEKSFFCDREVVEVDYIIGADMFVRRDVFYEVGKFDERFFMFFEEADLQIRMRRKNYKVGIIRGTRIIHLESKSFKVSNAKRTMKMVSFLKYLRKHFPGYYVLFKPFSLIYGFAKLMMDVVLAKEYSVSENITFIKSLIFESFDFVKK